The nucleotide sequence TCCTTTATATGTAGGATTGAGTCTTTATACCCTGGCTTCACTGGGATGTGCTATGACTACATCTGTTGAAGCTCTGATTGTAATGCGTTTTTTACAGGCTTTGGGAGGTTGTGTAGGAATTGTGGCTTCACAGGCATTAGTTCGGGATATATTTCCAGTTGAGAAAATTGCTCAGGTACTTTCTACAATTATGTTGGTTATTGCAATTTCACCTATGATTGCACCAACTGTAGGAGGATATCTAACATCTGTATTGAGTTGGCATTGGGTGTTCGTGATTCTGGCTGCCATTACAGCTATTATGTTGTTAGGCATCCGATATAAATTGCCTAGTGGTAGCCCTCCAGATACTTCCTTGTCACTTCGTCCAAAATCGGTAATTAATAACTTTCTTAGTGTAATCAAACAGCCTACTTTTTTGATTTATGCGTTGGTAGGTGGGATTGCCACTTCTGCACCCTTTGCGTACATTGCCGGATCAGCAGATGTGTTTATGAACCTGTATAAGGTAAGTGAACAGGAATATGGATGGATATTTGCTTTTCTGGCATTCGCTATGATTGGACCGACTCAGTTAAATCATATTTTACTAAGACGCTTTAAAAGCGAACAACTAATTGCTACAGCTCTCATCGGACAAGTGATTATCGGAGCAATTATGATTACAGGTGTTAGCTATAATCTGTTTGGAAAGTATGAATTGATAGGATTACTGTTTCTGTTTTTAACCGGACAGGGAATTATCAACCCTAATACATCTGCTCTCTCACTGGCACCTTTTGC is from Xanthocytophaga agilis and encodes:
- a CDS encoding multidrug effflux MFS transporter encodes the protein MSKKHYFILIMILGSLATISPFSIDMYLPGFPAIAEDLHTSIANVQLSLTAYLVGISVGQLIYGPLLDRFGRKNPLYVGLSLYTLASLGCAMTTSVEALIVMRFLQALGGCVGIVASQALVRDIFPVEKIAQVLSTIMLVIAISPMIAPTVGGYLTSVLSWHWVFVILAAITAIMLLGIRYKLPSGSPPDTSLSLRPKSVINNFLSVIKQPTFLIYALVGGIATSAPFAYIAGSADVFMNLYKVSEQEYGWIFAFLAFAMIGPTQLNHILLRRFKSEQLIATALIGQVIIGAIMITGVSYNLFGKYELIGLLFLFLTGQGIINPNTSALSLAPFARQAGTAAALMGSFRMAMGGLVSAGVSVMHNNTAFPMVLMMALCAFCGLGILLSGTRMLLHADQNSSESSMAA